Proteins encoded in a region of the Shewanella polaris genome:
- a CDS encoding NAD-glutamate dehydrogenase, which yields MALKDAMPSVLLENVVNLIHTKIPHSQAKQVEQFSHCLYANMSKDDLNARNDSDLYGAVVSLWNALNKTAPDETHIRVFNPSQAKHGWQSTHSIIEVIQPDMPFLVDSLSMSLNRMGITAHVMLHTPLAVIRENNNVTDVSFLNDATTDSDNVAVFLIEIDKQNSDTDIKTIEKEIQSVLADVAASVNDWQAMSDTLTNTISQLPSRPFPGEKTELQESIAYLNYLNNHHFTLLGYRYYDLIRVEGDVELVPNIDSSLGLMNRSKTSHAERGLLLSSLSHSARKEALDESLLVLTKSSAKSRVHRPAYVDYVGVKRFDKKGNVIGEDRFIGLYASNLYNRSPREIPLLGEKVQRLLDNSGFTPRSHDYKALMNILENLPRDELIQAKDHELSNIAHGVLEIQDRDKLKLFVRKDGYGRFLSCLVYVSKDRYNTKLRQDTQRILAQHFQSNEDVEFTTYFSESTLARTHYFIKVDNNDMDVDVAAIEKNLIEAARSWDDKLHTALNNTVGEQAGTGLTKRYLNAFPPSYKDDVLPSSAVVDMQHLEALDDDHKLGMLFYQPQESALNDNKVRLKLFHKDEPIHLSDVLPMLENFGLRVINERPYEVKTNDGATFWILDFLMTVQGAATENLADSQDRFQTALLQVWQKKLEDDGFNRIVLSTGLSGREVSILRAYAKYMRQIDATFSQSYIEETFSRYPKLADLLVKMFIRKFNPKLKTRTLSKFLEQVDIQLDDVSSLDDDRIIRRYLDLINATLRTNFYQTAIDGQAKDYISFKFAPSLIPEMPKPMPKFEIFVYSPRVEGVHLRGGKVARGGLRWSDRREDFRTEVLGLVKAQQVKNTVIVPVGAKGGFVCKQLPTEGGREALFTEGQQCYRLFIRALLDISDNIINGEVVPPKDVVRHDEDDPYLVVAADKGTATFSDIANEIAIEYNFWLGDAFASGGSNGYDHKKMGITARGAWESVKRHFREFGVDCQTTPFSCVAIGDMAGDVFGNGMLLSEQTQLVAAFNHMHIFIDPTPKIAESYAERQRLFVLPRSSWEDYNAKLISKGGGIFLRSAKSIKLTPEIKQMLDTDKDSMTPTELMKELLKMPVDLIWNGGIGTYVKSSKESHVEVGDRANDTLRVNGNEVRAKIIGEGGNLGCTQLGRIEYCANGGRMNTDFVDNVGGVDCSDNEVNIKIFLNTLVAEGELTVKQRNRLLEDMTDEVSEIVIQDCIDQTRTISVTQVHGISQLKDQIRFIQYLEKDGKLDRALEFLPTDDDLAERLANGRALTRPELSVLVAYAKMVLKEQLVTPEITEDPFLSKLLVAYFPKKLQAKYADKMTAHPLRGEIIATSLANELVNDMGFNFVQRMQDETGATIAEAAICYTMAREVFGLDELTTSITDLNGVTPAVVQGEMLHLLRRNMRRACRWFIRHRNRAHDIDQTVAFFKPVFEQLKANVDQYMIAAEVDVISAEITALTEENVPKAVAQVVAKMSTLFSALDIAQIAQIENKSVELVSETYFKLGAKVELHWFLAQISAQPVANHWQALARAAFREELDWQQRALSSAVLRICTDTCDADSVINQWIEQNKPLLERWYHMLADFKVSQTHEFAKFSVALRELNLLILHCEGQK from the coding sequence ATGGCCTTGAAAGATGCAATGCCTTCTGTACTACTGGAAAACGTAGTCAATTTAATTCACACAAAAATCCCTCATTCTCAAGCTAAACAAGTTGAGCAATTTTCCCATTGTCTCTATGCCAATATGTCAAAAGACGACCTCAATGCGCGTAATGACAGTGACTTGTATGGTGCGGTCGTCAGCCTTTGGAATGCCCTAAATAAAACGGCCCCGGACGAAACTCACATTCGGGTATTTAATCCAAGCCAAGCAAAACATGGCTGGCAGTCAACACATAGTATTATTGAAGTCATTCAACCTGATATGCCTTTTTTGGTTGATTCGTTATCAATGTCCTTAAATCGGATGGGGATTACTGCTCATGTAATGCTACATACGCCATTAGCTGTGATCCGCGAAAACAACAATGTAACAGATGTATCATTTTTGAATGATGCCACTACTGATAGTGACAATGTTGCCGTGTTCTTGATTGAAATTGACAAGCAAAACAGCGATACCGATATAAAAACGATTGAAAAAGAAATTCAGTCGGTACTTGCAGATGTTGCCGCCTCAGTAAATGATTGGCAAGCTATGTCAGATACACTGACTAACACCATTTCACAATTACCATCACGTCCATTCCCAGGCGAAAAAACAGAGTTACAAGAATCTATAGCTTACTTGAACTACTTAAACAATCATCACTTTACGTTATTAGGTTATCGTTATTACGATCTAATACGGGTAGAAGGTGATGTTGAATTAGTGCCTAATATAGACTCCAGCCTTGGTTTGATGAATCGTTCCAAAACGTCCCATGCAGAACGTGGTCTATTACTGTCGAGTTTATCGCATTCAGCTCGTAAAGAAGCATTAGATGAAAGTTTATTAGTTCTGACAAAAAGTTCAGCTAAAAGCCGTGTACATCGTCCAGCTTACGTCGATTATGTAGGTGTTAAGCGTTTTGATAAAAAAGGTAATGTCATTGGTGAAGACCGTTTCATCGGTTTATATGCCTCTAACTTGTATAACCGCAGCCCTCGTGAAATTCCGCTATTGGGTGAAAAAGTTCAGCGCCTTCTTGATAATTCAGGTTTTACACCGCGATCTCATGATTACAAAGCGTTAATGAATATCCTTGAGAACTTACCTCGTGATGAGCTGATCCAAGCAAAAGACCATGAGTTGTCTAACATTGCTCACGGTGTCTTGGAAATACAAGATCGTGATAAGTTAAAATTGTTTGTGCGTAAAGATGGTTATGGTCGTTTCTTATCGTGTTTAGTTTATGTGTCTAAAGATCGCTATAACACTAAGTTGCGTCAAGATACTCAACGCATTCTGGCACAACATTTCCAGAGTAATGAAGATGTTGAGTTCACCACCTATTTTTCTGAGTCTACTTTGGCTCGAACTCATTATTTTATCAAAGTTGATAATAACGATATGGATGTTGATGTGGCCGCTATTGAAAAAAATCTTATTGAAGCAGCCCGTTCGTGGGATGATAAATTGCACACAGCGTTAAATAATACTGTTGGCGAACAAGCCGGGACTGGTTTAACTAAACGTTATTTAAATGCATTTCCACCTAGCTACAAAGATGATGTACTTCCTAGTTCTGCAGTTGTTGATATGCAGCACTTAGAAGCATTGGATGACGATCATAAGTTAGGCATGTTGTTTTATCAGCCACAAGAGTCGGCGTTAAACGACAATAAAGTTCGCTTAAAACTGTTTCATAAAGACGAACCCATTCACTTGTCTGATGTATTGCCAATGCTTGAAAACTTTGGTTTACGTGTTATTAACGAGCGCCCATATGAAGTCAAAACTAATGATGGTGCAACGTTCTGGATTTTAGACTTCTTAATGACAGTGCAAGGAGCTGCAACTGAGAATCTTGCTGATAGCCAAGACCGCTTTCAAACAGCGCTCCTGCAGGTGTGGCAAAAGAAGTTAGAAGATGATGGCTTTAATCGCATCGTGCTTTCTACTGGTTTAAGCGGGCGTGAAGTTTCAATTTTACGTGCATATGCTAAGTATATGCGCCAAATTGATGCTACTTTCAGTCAATCTTATATCGAAGAAACGTTTAGCCGATATCCTAAGTTGGCTGACTTATTGGTTAAGATGTTCATCCGTAAGTTTAATCCTAAGCTTAAAACTCGAACCTTAAGTAAGTTCCTTGAACAAGTGGACATACAACTTGATGATGTTTCAAGCTTAGATGATGACCGTATCATTCGTCGTTACTTAGATCTAATCAACGCCACGTTACGCACTAACTTTTATCAAACTGCTATTGATGGCCAAGCAAAAGATTATATATCGTTTAAATTTGCGCCCAGCTTAATTCCTGAAATGCCTAAGCCAATGCCTAAGTTTGAAATCTTTGTGTATTCTCCTCGTGTTGAAGGTGTACATCTACGCGGCGGTAAAGTAGCTCGTGGTGGTTTGCGATGGTCAGATCGTCGTGAAGACTTCCGAACTGAAGTACTAGGCCTAGTAAAAGCACAACAAGTTAAAAATACTGTGATTGTACCTGTAGGTGCAAAAGGCGGCTTTGTGTGTAAGCAGCTGCCGACAGAAGGTGGCCGTGAAGCTTTATTTACAGAAGGTCAACAATGCTACCGTCTGTTCATCCGTGCGTTATTAGATATCTCGGACAACATTATAAATGGTGAAGTGGTTCCACCAAAGGATGTTGTACGTCATGACGAAGATGACCCATATTTAGTGGTTGCTGCCGATAAAGGCACCGCAACTTTCTCCGATATCGCTAATGAGATTGCGATTGAATACAACTTCTGGTTAGGTGATGCGTTTGCTTCTGGTGGTAGTAACGGATATGACCACAAAAAAATGGGTATTACAGCACGCGGTGCATGGGAATCAGTTAAACGTCATTTCCGTGAATTTGGTGTTGATTGCCAAACAACCCCATTTAGCTGTGTTGCTATTGGTGATATGGCTGGTGACGTATTTGGTAATGGTATGTTGTTGTCTGAACAAACCCAATTGGTTGCTGCATTTAACCACATGCATATCTTTATCGACCCAACGCCAAAGATTGCTGAAAGTTATGCTGAGCGGCAGCGTTTGTTTGTATTACCACGGTCTAGCTGGGAAGACTATAACGCGAAACTGATTTCTAAAGGCGGCGGGATATTCCTACGTTCAGCCAAGTCAATTAAATTGACGCCAGAAATTAAGCAGATGCTAGACACTGATAAAGACAGCATGACTCCAACAGAACTGATGAAAGAGCTACTGAAAATGCCAGTAGACCTAATTTGGAATGGTGGTATTGGGACTTATGTTAAGTCGAGCAAAGAATCTCATGTTGAAGTAGGCGATCGTGCAAATGACACCTTACGTGTTAATGGTAACGAAGTGCGTGCCAAAATAATCGGTGAAGGCGGTAATTTAGGTTGTACCCAACTCGGTCGTATCGAATACTGTGCTAATGGTGGCCGCATGAATACTGACTTCGTTGATAACGTAGGCGGTGTAGATTGCTCTGATAACGAAGTGAACATCAAGATTTTCTTGAATACCTTAGTTGCAGAAGGGGAGTTAACGGTTAAACAACGCAATCGTTTGCTAGAAGACATGACTGATGAAGTCAGCGAGATAGTGATTCAAGATTGTATAGATCAAACTCGAACCATTTCGGTCACCCAAGTACATGGTATATCACAGCTTAAAGATCAGATTCGGTTTATTCAATATCTTGAAAAAGACGGTAAGCTCGATCGCGCATTGGAATTTCTACCGACAGACGATGATCTCGCTGAACGTTTAGCCAATGGCCGTGCATTAACCCGCCCTGAATTATCTGTATTGGTTGCCTATGCGAAGATGGTACTTAAAGAGCAATTGGTCACGCCTGAAATCACTGAAGATCCATTTTTAAGTAAATTGCTAGTGGCTTATTTCCCTAAAAAGTTACAAGCCAAATATGCTGATAAAATGACTGCACATCCGCTACGGGGTGAAATTATTGCAACGTCATTAGCCAATGAATTGGTTAATGACATGGGCTTTAATTTTGTACAACGTATGCAAGATGAGACCGGTGCAACAATTGCTGAAGCTGCTATTTGTTACACTATGGCACGAGAAGTCTTTGGCCTTGATGAGTTAACCACTTCAATTACTGATTTAAATGGTGTAACCCCTGCAGTGGTACAAGGGGAGATGTTACATTTATTACGTCGTAATATGCGCCGCGCTTGTCGTTGGTTTATTCGCCATCGCAACCGCGCTCATGATATTGACCAAACTGTTGCGTTCTTTAAGCCTGTGTTTGAGCAACTTAAAGCCAATGTTGATCAATACATGATTGCTGCCGAAGTGGACGTCATTTCTGCTGAAATTACCGCGCTAACCGAAGAAAATGTACCGAAAGCTGTCGCACAAGTTGTGGCTAAAATGAGTACATTATTCTCTGCGTTAGACATAGCACAAATTGCACAAATCGAGAATAAGTCAGTTGAGCTAGTATCTGAAACTTACTTCAAACTCGGTGCCAAAGTTGAGCTACATTGGTTCTTAGCACAAATTAGTGCGCAACCTGTTGCGAATCACTGGCAAGCACTTGCCCGTGCCGCATTCAGAGAAGAACTGGATTGGCAACAACGTGCATTAAGTTCTGCAGTATTACGTATTTGTACTGATACATGCGATGCAGATAGTGTGATAAATCAATGGATTGAACAGAATAAGCCTTTACTTGAAAGATGGTATCACATGCTGGCGGATTTCAAGGTTTCTCAAACCCATGAATTTGCTAAGTTCTCAGTCGCCCTACGGGAACTTAACTTACTGATTTTGCATTGCGAAGGTCAGAAGTAA
- a CDS encoding efflux RND transporter permease subunit has translation MLEKLVNGFESHLFRNRKWVIISFIFITIFLGYQASQLKMDAAFSKNIPLNHSYMQTYTKHQKDFGGANSIMVAVEDTSGSIFNPVFFDALKNVHDQLFFIPGVERSQVKSLFSPSTRFTEVVEDGFAGGPVIPADFRNDDYGLKIVRDNIEKAGIVGRLIGNDYTSAMVSAQLMEFDPQTGEAIDTIAFANQLEQELRGKFENDQIKIHIIGFAKMAGDVAEGAKGVLLFFLIAIAITTVMVYLFSKSIILTVLPLMCSLVAVCWQLGLLTVIGFGLDPMSILVPFLVFAIGVSHGVQMINAVRRRVLDGQTTKAAAASAFRSLLVPGGVALLSDTVGFLTLLSIDIGIIRELAISASLGVAVIILTNLILLPLVISYFELPNKQDNPEKRQKIENLWRSLSKFATPKYAVVVLVSTAVLYVAGFQQASKMKIGDLQGGAPALHQDSRYNQDTFFITDHFSITTDVMTVIVEATPEACTYHSVLSQIDQFEWMMANTPGVESTASLASIAKKVNAGFNEGNPKWEVLPRNTASLVQAVGQVPTTSGLLNSNCSVMPVYLFLKDHKAETIEVVVDKVKSMAAQFNSDTLQFKLASGPVGVMAATNEAVSEAQLPMMLYVYGAVFVLCLISFKSFKATVAVIIPLYVVSTLAQALMTLLDIGLAVSTLPVIALGVGIGVDYGIYILSTMSNKLSNGMPVQQAYFEALVERGSAVIFTGLTLAIGVSTWFFSALKFQMDMGILLTFMFLVNMLGAIIILPALSAMFWRKK, from the coding sequence ATGTTAGAAAAACTGGTCAATGGATTTGAATCTCATTTATTCCGTAATCGTAAATGGGTCATCATTTCGTTTATTTTTATCACAATTTTTTTAGGGTACCAAGCCAGCCAATTAAAAATGGATGCGGCTTTTAGTAAAAATATTCCACTTAACCACTCTTACATGCAAACGTATACTAAACATCAAAAAGATTTTGGTGGTGCAAACAGTATTATGGTGGCAGTAGAAGATACCAGTGGCAGTATATTTAATCCGGTATTTTTTGATGCATTGAAAAATGTACACGATCAATTATTTTTTATTCCCGGAGTTGAACGCTCACAGGTTAAATCGCTTTTTTCTCCTTCTACACGCTTCACTGAAGTTGTTGAAGACGGTTTTGCTGGCGGACCTGTTATCCCTGCTGATTTTCGTAATGATGATTACGGGCTTAAAATTGTTCGCGATAATATTGAAAAAGCGGGCATAGTCGGTCGGCTGATTGGTAACGATTATACCTCTGCCATGGTGTCAGCACAGTTAATGGAGTTTGACCCGCAGACTGGTGAAGCTATTGATACTATTGCGTTTGCTAATCAGTTAGAGCAAGAGCTGCGCGGTAAATTCGAAAACGATCAAATTAAGATTCATATTATTGGCTTTGCCAAAATGGCAGGGGATGTTGCAGAGGGGGCTAAAGGCGTCCTGTTGTTCTTCTTGATAGCTATCGCCATTACCACCGTGATGGTGTACCTGTTTTCAAAATCGATAATATTAACTGTATTGCCATTAATGTGCAGTTTAGTGGCGGTATGTTGGCAATTAGGTTTACTCACAGTAATCGGTTTTGGTTTGGATCCCATGTCGATTCTGGTACCATTTTTGGTGTTTGCCATTGGTGTCAGTCACGGGGTACAGATGATCAATGCTGTACGGCGTCGTGTCCTTGATGGACAAACCACCAAAGCAGCAGCGGCTTCAGCTTTTCGCAGTTTATTAGTGCCTGGTGGTGTTGCTTTACTGTCTGATACGGTAGGTTTCTTAACCTTACTGTCAATAGACATTGGTATCATTCGTGAATTAGCTATTTCGGCATCTTTAGGTGTTGCAGTCATTATTTTGACCAACCTTATATTGCTGCCACTGGTGATTTCTTATTTTGAATTACCGAATAAACAAGACAATCCTGAGAAGCGCCAAAAGATTGAAAACCTTTGGCGAAGTTTGTCTAAATTCGCCACGCCAAAGTATGCCGTAGTGGTGTTAGTTTCGACTGCCGTTCTTTATGTGGCTGGGTTTCAACAAGCTTCTAAAATGAAAATTGGTGATTTACAGGGTGGAGCACCAGCACTGCATCAAGATTCTCGCTATAACCAAGACACTTTCTTTATTACCGATCACTTTTCTATTACGACAGACGTGATGACAGTGATTGTAGAAGCCACCCCCGAAGCTTGTACTTATCATTCTGTGTTATCACAAATAGATCAGTTCGAATGGATGATGGCCAATACACCAGGTGTTGAGTCAACAGCGAGTTTGGCTTCCATTGCAAAAAAAGTGAATGCTGGTTTTAACGAAGGTAACCCTAAATGGGAAGTTTTACCGCGTAATACAGCGAGCTTGGTACAAGCTGTTGGCCAAGTACCGACAACCTCTGGTTTGCTAAATAGCAATTGTTCTGTGATGCCAGTGTATCTATTCTTAAAAGATCACAAAGCCGAAACAATAGAAGTGGTGGTTGATAAAGTTAAATCAATGGCTGCTCAATTTAATTCAGACACACTACAATTTAAGTTAGCTTCTGGCCCCGTAGGTGTTATGGCTGCAACAAATGAAGCGGTTAGTGAAGCACAACTGCCTATGATGTTGTATGTTTATGGGGCAGTATTTGTATTGTGTTTGATTAGCTTTAAATCCTTTAAAGCGACAGTTGCGGTGATTATACCTCTATATGTGGTATCAACTTTAGCTCAAGCATTAATGACTTTATTAGATATAGGTCTAGCAGTGAGTACCTTACCCGTTATTGCTTTGGGTGTTGGTATCGGTGTTGACTATGGTATTTATATCTTGTCGACAATGTCCAATAAACTCAGTAACGGTATGCCTGTACAACAAGCGTATTTTGAAGCATTGGTTGAACGTGGTAGTGCCGTTATCTTTACTGGATTGACTTTGGCCATTGGTGTGAGCACATGGTTCTTCTCTGCCCTTAAGTTCCAAATGGACATGGGAATATTGCTCACCTTTATGTTTTTAGTAAATATGTTAGGTGCAATTATTATTCTACCGGCTCTTTCCGCTATGTTCTGGCGAAAAAAGTAG
- a CDS encoding WD40/YVTN/BNR-like repeat-containing protein, with translation MTFSMLRSAVAIGISACLYTASVDAQLDPLSVQIQPLAQSSLLLDITNVGDKLIAVGQRGDVLLLENNQWHQVATPVISQLTKVFFFDDKQGWAVGHDATIIHTQDGGLTWSIQMQSPEIEKPFFDVRFYTAVDGIAVGAYGLFYRTADGGKTWQTEFHQELLFEEDISYLNELKGEDEALYLSERASLLPHFNRLIRLKDKRLLLVGELGMVAVSDDNGHTFSKTNFDYDGSMFNAISVADDVYVMGLRGHVFKSDLSLSAWEEVELPVESSINSALITPNNDLYLVGNAGIVLSVDNDKATIVARRQGENIVAIAQDSKGQLWFAGSKGLFQLD, from the coding sequence ATGACGTTTAGCATGCTTCGCAGTGCGGTGGCGATTGGGATTAGTGCATGTTTATATACTGCTTCAGTAGATGCTCAACTCGATCCACTTTCTGTTCAAATTCAACCCTTGGCTCAATCCTCTTTATTGCTTGATATCACCAATGTGGGTGACAAACTGATTGCGGTAGGCCAACGTGGTGATGTGCTTCTGCTAGAAAATAATCAATGGCATCAAGTTGCAACCCCTGTTATTTCTCAATTAACCAAGGTATTTTTTTTCGACGATAAACAAGGTTGGGCTGTCGGACATGATGCAACCATAATTCACACTCAAGACGGTGGATTAACTTGGTCGATACAAATGCAATCACCTGAAATTGAAAAGCCTTTTTTTGATGTACGTTTTTACACAGCTGTTGATGGCATTGCGGTAGGTGCGTATGGTTTATTTTATCGCACTGCTGATGGTGGTAAAACATGGCAAACAGAGTTTCACCAAGAGTTACTTTTTGAAGAAGACATATCATATTTAAATGAGCTTAAAGGAGAAGATGAAGCCTTATATTTATCCGAACGAGCGTCATTGTTACCCCATTTTAATCGTTTAATTCGTCTTAAAGATAAAAGACTATTGCTTGTGGGAGAACTTGGTATGGTGGCGGTATCAGATGATAATGGCCACACATTCTCAAAAACAAACTTTGACTATGACGGATCAATGTTCAATGCCATTTCTGTTGCTGATGATGTTTATGTTATGGGGCTTCGTGGTCATGTCTTTAAGTCAGACTTAAGTCTTTCTGCATGGGAAGAAGTAGAACTACCTGTTGAATCATCAATCAATAGCGCACTTATTACACCTAATAATGACCTTTATCTCGTTGGAAACGCGGGTATTGTGTTGTCAGTTGATAATGATAAAGCAACCATTGTTGCAAGACGTCAAGGTGAAAATATAGTCGCAATTGCTCAAGACAGTAAAGGCCAGTTATGGTTCGCCGGTTCCAAGGGACTGTTCCAGCTTGATTAG
- a CDS encoding DUF1329 domain-containing protein → MKKLTILSAAVIIALGAPAALAKVSQADADKLGTTLTPLGAEKAANADGSIPAWSGGISEPIAGYTKGMHHPDPFPSDKVLFTITNANKAQYADFLTPGQNKLFEIYPDTYKMNVYESRRTAAVPQYVYDATKANAVRAELVSEGNGISGATIGVPFPIPNNGLEVIWNHILRYRGVDVETYRSQAAPMSNGSYTLVENSEAIRFEYSRPEVTLEKLKETNTLFYFKQVVTQPARLAGTALLVKETMDQEALPRQAWTYNTGQRRVRKAPNVAFDTPGTVSDGLRTTDDFDMFNGSPMRYNWELVGKKEIYIPYNDYRLHSDSLKYDQILKPGHINPEYARYEKHRVWEVKATLKEGMRHTYKTRVFYIDEDSWQIAVTDIYDNRDELYRVGVAHLINYYEVPALWSTLEVFHDLQSRRYLAMGLDNEGRMYNFDASLSESNFTPDALRRAGIR, encoded by the coding sequence ATGAAAAAACTGACGATATTATCGGCAGCAGTGATTATCGCACTAGGTGCACCTGCTGCGCTGGCGAAAGTATCACAAGCTGATGCAGATAAATTAGGCACAACATTAACGCCTTTAGGGGCGGAAAAAGCGGCCAATGCTGATGGTTCTATCCCTGCTTGGAGTGGTGGGATTAGTGAGCCGATTGCGGGTTACACTAAAGGCATGCATCACCCAGATCCTTTCCCTAGCGATAAAGTGTTATTTACGATCACTAACGCTAATAAAGCACAATATGCTGATTTCTTAACGCCGGGGCAAAATAAGCTATTTGAAATATACCCAGACACTTACAAAATGAATGTCTATGAAAGTCGCAGAACAGCTGCAGTGCCTCAGTATGTCTATGATGCAACTAAAGCCAATGCTGTTAGAGCTGAATTAGTTTCGGAAGGTAACGGTATTTCTGGTGCGACAATTGGGGTTCCATTTCCTATTCCTAATAATGGTTTAGAAGTCATTTGGAATCATATTTTACGTTATCGCGGAGTGGATGTAGAAACCTACCGTAGCCAAGCCGCGCCTATGTCTAATGGTTCATACACTTTGGTTGAGAATTCTGAAGCTATTCGCTTTGAATATTCTCGTCCAGAGGTGACTTTAGAAAAGCTTAAAGAAACAAATACTTTGTTTTATTTTAAACAAGTAGTAACTCAGCCAGCACGATTAGCGGGTACTGCACTTCTTGTAAAAGAAACCATGGATCAAGAGGCGCTTCCACGCCAAGCATGGACCTACAACACTGGACAGCGTCGTGTTCGTAAAGCACCTAACGTTGCTTTTGATACACCTGGTACAGTGTCTGATGGTTTACGAACTACCGATGATTTTGATATGTTTAACGGTTCTCCAATGCGTTATAACTGGGAATTAGTAGGCAAAAAAGAAATTTACATTCCTTACAATGATTATCGCTTGCATTCAGATTCATTAAAGTATGATCAGATTTTAAAACCTGGTCATATTAACCCTGAATATGCTCGTTACGAAAAACATCGTGTATGGGAAGTTAAAGCAACGTTAAAAGAAGGCATGCGTCATACCTATAAAACGCGTGTGTTTTATATTGATGAAGATTCTTGGCAAATAGCGGTAACTGATATTTATGATAATCGCGATGAGCTTTATCGTGTCGGTGTTGCGCATCTTATCAATTACTATGAAGTGCCTGCTCTATGGAGTACGTTAGAAGTATTCCATGATCTTCAATCTCGCCGTTATTTAGCGATGGGTCTAGACAATGAAGGCCGGATGTATAATTTTGATGCATCACTTTCTGAGTCTAACTTTACGCCAGACGCATTAAGACGTGCTGGTATTCGCTAA